The segment ACTCGACATCGAACACGGCCTCTGGGAGCAACTCCAAACGCTCGAGCACGAGTCACTACAGCTTGCCGACGTCGTTGACCGGCCGGCGTCCCTACGCCCGTGGCTTCAGCAGGCTATCCCCGAGCTCGACGGCGCCGCTGCCGCCGGCCTAGACTCCCAAACAGCCGTTGACGCCCGAATCGAGGCCGCAGCCGCAGCGATCGATCCCGACGCGTTCGGCCCTGACGACCTCGTGGAACGCCTCCACCGCACCAAGCGCCACCTCGAAGGAGACGGGGACACCTACGAATACCTCATTGGTCTAGACGAAATCGCGATCTACGTCGGCGATCAGCAGCGACGGTACCAAGAGGTCGTCGACACCGTAACCGCCCTCATCGAAGGGCTCAATCCCCCCATTCTGGGCACCGGTCAATGGCCAATGCGGGACATGCAGCAGAACTTCCTCGGCGACGTCGACGGCGATGCGTGGTACGCCCAGGAGGTCAAACTCGAAGGCGCAGACACTGAGACCATCGTCCGGAAGCGCTGGCTACAGAAATCGAAAGAGGGCGCCGAACACATCGACTCACAACTCCTGACCGACGCTCCCAAGCTCGAACCGACACTCAGCGAGGACGCCGAACCGCCCACCCACAACGACCCAGTCGAAGCCTATCCGTTCCGCGATCTGGACCTCTGGCTCCTCAGAGACGCCATGCAGGGGCTCATCGAGGGCGATCGGGACACCGACAGGGAGTACATCCAGGGGCGAGCACTCCTTGCCCGCGTTCGGTCGCTGTTCGTCAACCATGGCTGGGCAAGCGACCCGCCGGGCGTCATCGTCCCCTGGAACGAGCTCTTCGACATCATCGACGACGACACCGAGCTCATCTCGGCGTGGGCCACCGACCTGATCAGTCGCGTCGAGAGCACCTTGGATGAAGCGACCGCCGAAACCGCCAAGGCACTGTTCCTGTTGAGTCAGGTCGACACCGTCCCTCGAACCGCCGAAAACCTCACCCGGCTCTTGATTGACGACGTCGAGACCGACATCAGCACACTAACAGAGACCGTTGAGGGTCATCTCGAGGACTTAGTCAGGAAGAACCTGATTCGAGAGAGCACGGAGACGGAACCTTCGACCTACACTATCCTCTCCGAAGAAGAAATCCAGTTCTGGCAAGAAGTCCAGCAGGAGGCAACCGACCTCCCCGAACACCAAGTCCAGAACAACATTCAGGAGTTCATCCAAGAGGCCGACCAAACGCGTCTTCCAGCGCATGAAGGCACCCAAACGGGATCTTTCGGCGATCTTGAAGGAATCACATACACCGTCAGATATGCGATCGACCGGTCGATCCCTGGCTCAGTCACAGAGGAGTACGACAAACTCGTCTTCCGGGTGCTGGTCCACGATGAAGACACGATTAGCGACGAACGAAAACAGTGGCAAGAAGCCCATAGTGGACCGGCCGGCCGTGAAGATGTCCTGATCACCATCAAAATCACCGAAACAACCCGCCGACAAGTTCGGGAGCTGATCGGGATGCAACAAGTCCTGCGGGGGATGGCCGACCCAAGCCCGGACCACCGACTCGACCAACAGTCGATGCAAGAAGAGGTCGAAGACGATCTCCACGATCGGCTCAACGATGCCGCCGTTTACCGGCCCCAGCGGGAAGCGGCCTATGGGACATACCTCCAGAACCTCGATGACGCTGTCAAAAATGCTGTCAAGGAGAAATTCCCGGATCGAAAGTACATCGATCACACGCTCCAGATGGAGGACCTAGAGGCGTTTGTCGACTTCTTCAAGAACGGTGGGCCATGCCCGCTGAGCAGCGACGACGCTGACGAGCTTGGCGTCAATCCCGTTCCCAGGACAATCAGTAGTGGCTGGGCGATGGAGTTTCTCGAACTGGACCGATTCGACACCGATGAACGCGTCAGCGGCGATCGGGTGTTAGAGACCATCAACGGCCGGGGTGGGGAGTTCCTCGGAACTCCCGTCGAAGCCCTGCAGACACTTCTCTTTGTCCTCGTCGCCGACGACCGGATCGCAATCCGAGCCGATGGCGAGCGACTAACTGATACGCGGGAAATCGCCCGCACCATCACCAGTACCACCCGTTTTGAAGACGCAATCGTCGTCTTCGATCCCTCGCCGCCACCGGAGGAGCTGAGCGACGTCTATGCAGCCCTCGTCGGCAAAGACCCAGACACCGACGACACACAGGACCTGCTTTCAGGAATCGAAACCTGGGCAACCGACCACGCCCAAGAGTTCAACACCGTCGTCTCACGGACGGATTTGGAGTTCAACAGCCACCTGACACTGGCAAGTCTGAACAACGCACTCAAGCCAGCCTTCGGCGACGCAGAGTTGGACCCAACGCTCCTCACCAACGAGGAGGTCGTTGAGCAAGCCGACCGCTACGCTTCGACCGCCCCACTGTTCATCGCCGATGACGGCGAAACCCCGCTGTGGGACCAACTCACCACGGTCAGTACGTGGCTCACCAAGCACTATCCCACCGCCTCGGTCACTGGGTCGGTAAGCGCCGCCACGAGTGGATCACAGATTCCAAGCGCCGACAGAGTGGAGTCGCTGCTCGACGACGCCGCGGCGTTTAGAGTCGAGACCCTCCAAGAGCTGTCCCAAGACCTCACCGGTAGCCCTGCTACCGCCGAAGATGTCGACGCCCTCAGAGAATCACTCACAGAAACCCTGCGAAGTAAAACTCTCGCGGAGGATATCGAAGCTGTCACCGACGCGTATCCAACCGTCGAGCTCGACACGTTACAAGCGACCATTGACAACGCGAACGCAGTCGAGGAACCTCCTGCCGAGGAGGCCTTCGCCAAGAAAGCGCTCCGGACTGACGCCGAGACACTCGCAAACGGACGCGCCCTGCTCGAAATGAAAGAGGACGGCAAGTCCCTCCACGCACAGCTCCAAGAACTCTCTGACAAACTGCCCGACGACGCTACGGGATTCGTCCCCACGCAGATCCAGAACTCAGTGAGTGGGAAATCGATCCCGAACCCGGACCGCGCCCAGCAATTGCTCACACAAGGGCGGGCCATCATTGATGGGAGCAAGACAACGACAGATGATGACCTCTGGCAACGGCTCTCGAACTACGATGATGGCACTATCGTTGTCATCGACGGAGAGGACAACAAATGAACCAGCCCCAACACACCCTGACCGACGAAGCAGAACAGCGCCTTCAGCAGGCCTTCCCGGACAGCCACACGACTGAGGTGCGAGTAGTCTGGTGGGACGACGGCGGCCACCTCGAAGAGATCGTCAAGGCAGCCGCCGAGCAGCTGGGCGTCGGCTTCCGCGCCGCGGAGGGGTTTCCCCTCAGCCTCCGAACGGACGCACTCAAAGAGGAACATGAGACCGACCGACCCATTGTGTGGTACGTCGGCGAGGGCAAACAGGGTCGGGACTGGTTCCGCGATATCCGTGAGACCGGCGGGGAAGTTACCAAGAGCATCGAAGAGCTCACCGGCGACCTCTATGGCGTAAATCCCTGGGACATCTTCGACGTTGAAATGAACGACGCCGCCACCAGAACACAAATAGCCGGGATCATCAAAGCCGAGTTCCAGACACCAGGAATCCCTACATACGGAAGTCTCAGAGAGGAGATCTACACCCGCGGCGATGGCAAGATCATCGATCACCTCCTGCGTGAGGGATGGCCCGATATCAGCAGAGATCCCGAAACCGTCGCCGAGATTCGGACCAAACTCGACGACGACATCCCCATCCCAGATGGCGCCGATCCCGAGGAGATCACCAACACCGTTCGGCGGTGGGCCGTCGCCCAGACACTCCACCGCAGCGGCGTCGACGGCTCACACTTCCCCGCAGGCTACGGTGAGTCCAGCCACAGCCCCCTGACAACCCTGCTCAACATGGGTGGATCCAGAGCCCGCGCCGAAGAGTACCTAGGCGAAGAGTTCTGGGCGGAGGTGATTCGGAGCTTGGATGATGTCTGGGCATACGCTGATTGTCCGGTCGACCGAGCGCTCGATGACGCACTCTGGGAGTCCTGGTACGAGACCTTCGAGGCAGGAGACCTCTCCACCTGTATCGAGCAGGCACAGATCAGGCAGGATGCCCTGACGGTCTACCCTGACCACACGGGATGGCGCGATCTCTGGGCCCAGTGTGAGCACCTCGCCCGCCTCCAGCAGCAATTCATTGCCTGGGAGGACCGAGACGGACAGTCAGAGCCCTTCTCGGCCTATGCCGATATCGACGAAGGGAGCTGGCAGATCGACAATGAAGTCCTGCACCTCCAACTGACGGGCACCCCCGAAACGGACGTTCCAGCCGATCACCCAGCGACCGGGGCGCTCCCCCAGCTTCGCAACGAGCTGCTCACAAGCCGCTATCGCGAGTATCTTGGAACGCTCGCCGATGAGGTCGAGGCGGCAATGCAGGTCGGCCAACCATTGCTCAACAAGGAGTCGGCACATGAGTGGTGGAGCGACCACGAAGAGGAGTTCGAGAAAGCTGGGACCGTCGCCGTCCTGCTCATAGACGCGCTCCGTTATGATCTCGCACAGCAGCTTGCAGCGGAGCTCAACGACTCTTTTGATGTCTCCCGTGAGACCAGGCTCTCGATACTCCCCTCCGAAACCAAATTCGGGATGGCCGCACTCACACCCGGCCGCTCATTCCGGTTCTCGCTCGAAATGTACAACGGGGCGCTCACTCCCTTCCAAGGCGACCGCTCACTCTCGAACAAGCAGCGCCGGAAAGATTTCCTTAGTGATGAAGGCTGGAGCGTCCCCGATGACCGGGAGGACGGCTGGGGAGAGAATCGAATCGCCTACTACGACAAGGAAATCGACGAGGTCGGGGAAGGCGAAATCGGCGAGATGGTCCATCACTTCGACAACTACGTCACCGAGCTCGCGGCAATGATTCGCGATAAGCTCGACAACAAGAACTGGGACCGAATCTACGTCGTTACTGACCACGGGTTCGTGCTCCTCCCCGAGGGGACGACCACGGAAGCCGTTCCCTCAAGCGCCCCAGATAGCGAAGTGAAGTATCGCCGAGTCGCAGGGGATGACCTGAGTGGACTGACCAACGGTGTGTCAGTCTCTGGAAGCACGCCTGGGCTCAACGACTATCTCAAAACGGATCTCCAGCTCCTCGTTGATCCGCGCCAACACTTCAGCAAGCAGGGCTATAGCGGCGATCGCTACTACCACGGTGGATTGCTCCCGCAGGAGTGTATGCTGTCGTTCCTCGAGATTCAGAAGTGAGGGGATGCACCGAAGGTGATTGTCCAGGGGGTTAATCCGAATTCGCAACCGTCTCGGATGGCATTGTCGAAGAGATTTCTTCAGGTTCCTGGAACCGATATTTGGAGCCCTCAAGATAGCGTTCCTCAGCATCAAACGCGAGCCACTTCCGTCCGGTTTGTTGGGCCATCTGTCCGGTGGTGTTACTCCCAGCAAAGATATCCAACACAGTATCACCCGGTTCAGTCAGGAACTGGATGAAGAATTTCGGGAGCTCACGTGGGAATCGCGCTGGATGAATATCGGTGTCCGTCTCTTTGCAGGCCTGGAGGTACGGCGTCTGTGAACGTGTGTTCGCAATCTCGAGGACGTTATCCTCGGTATAGGCAGCCCCGAGTGTTTGAACTAACTCCTCGGTCAACCCCTCTTCGAGAATGACCTCCAAGAGGTTCTCCGGCACATCGAGTTTTTCGAGCAGTTCCGACGGGTCCTCCTTGACCGTTTTATCGTCGATCGCGTTTCGGAAGTTGGGTCGGATCGCCCCATCTTCGGCCGGTTTGTCGAAGGTGTCGCTAATCTTGTGCTCGCTCGGCCGCGTTTTGGCGTCGTAGCCGTTCTCGATGAGCTGCTTCTGAGCGTCGCTGTACTCTTTGAGCACCCGCCGATTATCCGGTTTCTCACGAGCGTCACCCTTCGAGAGCCACCACACATGGTTCACCGCGTCCTTGACCCGAATCCGCTCGATAGTTACCCACTGGGCGGGCGTTGGGAGCTTGGCCGGATTGTACCAGTAGAAGTCCTGAGCAAGATTGAAGCTCTCATCGATGCGGTCTGCGAGGTGCCCGTCGTCGTCGGTAAGCGCCGAGAGGAGTTTGAAGTGATAGTGTGACCGAAGCGGCTTTCCCTTCTGCCACCCGCCGCCGATGTCTATCACGAGCGAGCCATTCTCTGCAAGGGCGTCGTAGATCCCTTCCGCGAAGTCGAGGAACCATTCAACGTATTCCTCGGGGACTTGTTCCCGTATTCCTTCTTCCGTTGGAGCGCGAATGGTGGGGACGTAACGACGAGATCGATCGAGGCGTCCTCCACCGCGTCAATCAGATCTCTACTGTCGCCGGAGAATGCAGCTCCCTGGATTGGGTCTTCACCAACAGCCTCGGCAGACGGACGAACCTCGACAGTCTCGTTCCCGGCCGTTGTAACGTACTGTGGCCGCTCAGTACCCATGAGATCCGTTACTTGGCTCGGATCCGTCGTCTCCATCAGGTCAGTAGAGCAGGTCGGCCGGTCGCAATTATCTCGCTTCATTGAGCTGTCCTACTTATTCAGCTCTTTGTATAAAAATGTCCGTAGCCTGAGCTGAAGCGCGCGCGTTCTCAGCAGCCTATCTTCGCTCCTACCCTCGACGATAGTACTAATATCTCGGTTATGAAACAATATGTAATTACAACATGGTGGGGAATGAGTCCGACCTCCCCTTCGGAGATGCGTTCAGCCCGGCGCAGCTCGATACTGATTCCGGGGAGTACACGAAGCTCGCTGCAGTCCTTGATCTGGTCGCAGAACACAAGGGCGAGGAAGCGGAGTTCAAGTCCGTCGTGGCTGAGCGCTTCTTCGAAGACTCCGGAACCCCCGATGAGCGAGCGCGACTCGTCGTGCTCGGACTCAAAGATCGAGGGTACCAGCTCGTTACGGATGACTTCTACTTCACCGAGCTCGGCGAGCGGCTGTACGACCTCAGGGACGACGAAGACCAACTGTATCGCGAATTCGCCCGGCATATTCTGCTGAACCTCCACGGGCGGCAAGTGATCGACATAATTCGGGACCTCCAATCGGCCGGGCAAGATACGACAGCAGACGAGATCAAGGACGCTCTCGGTCGCTATTACGACATCAAGATCGGAGAAACTTCGAACCACTGGAGCCAGATGCGTGGCTGGCTCGCTGAAGCGGAGATTCTCAACACTGGAAGTCCGTACTACGAGATCAACACAAGCAGACTCAACGAGATACTGGGACTCACCGCAGAGGAGCTCGACGCACTCGAAGGGCTCACCGACGAACAGCGGGCGTTTCTCCGTGCCTTCGCGATAATCGATCCCGACGAAGCGATCGAGAATACGGATGTCAGAACACTAGCAACGAATCACCATGACCGAAACATCCCGCAAGGGAAGATCACGGAGAACATCCTTAACCCGCTCGCAGGGGCCGGATATCTCGAGATTACGTCCCAACGTGGCTCACCGAACCTCATCGAGCCGACGGAAGCGTTCGATGCTGAGGTTCTTGAGCCGATACTAGAGCAGTACGCCGAACGAACAGGAATTCCTCGAGAGGCGCTTCGGCTCAGCTTCACCGAGCTCGAAAACGCACTCGATGGGGGAAGCTCATCCGAACGGGAAACCGGACTCATCGCGCTTGCTGTCCGGCTCGGGCGGCAGCTGGGACTGGAGTATGTCGGGCGCCGAACCGACGATAGTGGTACGAGCGAAGCCACCACGGACGTCATCATGGACGATGCAAACCTGACGTTGACGCGGTGGTTGATTCACTGCTCAGCCTCACGGTCGAAGGTCACGCCGACACAGATTGCAAGCGTCACGACAACCGCGCGACTCACGAACGCCAACACGATCCTCTATGTTGCCCGCTCCGGGTTCCGTGAGGACGCAACGCAGATGGCCGCCCGTATTATGCAAAACGAGCCCTACACGATTTTGACGCTCAACGAACAGCCAGATCCGGCATACGATGAGAACCCAGCAGCGCTCAGCGAGGCGTTGGAAGAGCAACTCCATTCAATTCGTCGAACCAAAGAGATACCCGATGACGGACCGTTCCGCGGTCGTTCGTTCGGAATCGAGGAGGACAGTGAAGGATCTCAAAGCATGATTCAAGGGTTTGAGGATGACTTCGAACGGTTTCAGGAATCAGAATCCGAAAAGCGGGATTTGACCGATTTTACCGGATAACAAATCACGATAGAGGGCAGAAACAGTTCGTTCACAAACAAGAAATGACGAGAGTCGCTCCACTTACTACAGTCGAAAGAGACTTCTCAATATGACTTCGTCGTCGCCGGTAACGGATCTCCTCTCCCACTCCGCGGCATATTCGACTGACAACGGAGCGGCATACCTCGGGGACAGCCGTGATCTTCTCGATGATTTGCCGTCAAACTCGATTGACCTCGTCGTTACGTCGCCACCCTTCGAGCTGGCACACCAGAAAGAGTACGGCGACGATTGGGACGATGAGGACAAAAAGTATCAAGCGTGGTTCCTCGAATTCGCCGAGGAAGTCAAGCGCGTCCTCTGTGAGCACGGGAGTTTCGTCATCGAAATCGGCGGCGCCTTCAACTCAGGGACGCCATCGCGGTCGACCTACCAGTTCGAGCTCCTCACCAAACTCACGAGCGACCACGTCGGCTTCAAACTCGCACAGGATTTCTACTGGCATAACCCAGCAAAACTCCCCTCCCCCGCAGAATGGGTCAATCGACGGCGAATCAGGGTGAGTGATGCAGTAACACACATCTGGTGGCTCGCTCCGAACATCTCCGCCGATAGTGCGACGGAGCCGGACGAGCAACCGGTCCCAGAAGCGGATAATCGCCGGGTATTGACGGAATACAGTCAAAGCCAGCAGGACCTCATGGAGAAGGGGGAGTACAATGCTGGAGAGCGTCCGTCGGGCCACAACATTAGCGAAGAGGGCTTCTTTACCGATTCCGGGGGCGCGATCCCTGATAACCTTATTTCCGCGACGAATACGGGTAGCCAGACCCACTACGACAAGATGTGCAGTCGAGCAGGGCTCGATAAGCATCCAGCACGCTTCCCTGATGAGATTCCGGAGTTCTTCGTGAAGTTCCTCACGCCAAATCCACCCTACGATGACTGGAACCGTGGGTATCTCGACCGACCGGTGGTGTTGGATATCTTCGGCGGATCGAACATCACGGGCAAGATTGCCGAAGAGCTGGGTCGGTATTGGCTGGCATTCGAGAAAGACGAAGAGTATCTCGAAGCCTCCGAGGTACGATTCCTCTCACCGATGCAAGTTGAGCGGAAATTCAACGACACTCAGCACGGGCTGGATGATTTCACCGATTGCGGGGAATCCGAACCAGAGCCGTAGCGTTTCCTAATCGTTCCCGACTTCAGCGAACTCGCCGAAGTCACTCGTTTCATCGTTCAACGAGTCTCGAATCTCGTCTTCGTCCATAAACCGGAACTGCGAGGTCTGCACGTACTGTTCCTCTCGCTCAAAGCCGAGCCAATAGCGCCCCTTCGATTCTGCGACCTTCCCAGTCAAGTTACTCCCGGCGAAGATGTCTAGGACGATCGGCCGGTCCAACGTACCGCGGTCCCAGTCGTCATACGGCGGATCGGGCGTGAGGAAGCTGATGAAGAACTCCGGGATCTGTCGGGGAAACCGAGCTGGATGATGGTCAAATCCGAACTCACGGCACATCCGAAGGTAATGCGTGTTGCTCGCAGTGTTTGAGGCCTCCACCAAATTATCGGGGTTTGGACCACCCATCCCCAAAGTCCGAAGCAGGTCCCCTGCCGACAGATCTTCTGGGCCTTCATCCGAAATCAGCTCAAGGAATTTAAGCGCGGAGATCTCGTCCCAGCGATCAAGAACGCCCTGGGCTGAATGGCCCTCGATCAAGTTGTCTGGAATCGAGCCTTCATTCTTGTTGGCAAAGGATTCCGGGTCGATATCCCATCCTGAGCCTCGCTTGCCGTCATTGTACTCCGCAGTCTCTAACAGGTTCTTGTGGCTCTCACTGTACTCCTGTAACACCCGCTGGTTGCTCGCCTCCGGCTGCGGGTGTTCACCATCCTTGACCGCAGAGTCCTTGTTGAGGTCCTTCGAGAGCCACCAGATGTGGGTGACAGCGTCGGTGACGCGGATCTTTCGAACATTCACCCACTCGATCGGGTTGGGAAGCTTAGCAGGATTGTACCAGTAGAAATCCTGTGCAAGGTCGAAATCCCCCTCCTCAACGAGACGGGTGAGGAGTTGGAACTGATAGATAGAGCGCTTGGGCCAGCCCTTTTCGAACGCACCGCCGATCTCGATGACGAAGCTTCCATGGGGAGCAAGAACGCGATGTACCTCCTCGGCAAACTCCATGAACCAGTCGTTGTACCCTTCCTGGTCTTCGTTTCCATACTCCTTCTTGTGTTGGAGTGCAAAGGGAGGCGACGTAACGACTAGGTCGATACAGCCATCGGGGAGCTGTTTCAGGGACTCTCGACTATCTTCCTGAAACAGCCCACCGGACTCGGAGGAATAAGCGGGTTCTGAATCCATCAAGTCGAGAACCACCGGGTCATCCGTCATTGCGTATCCAGAAGTCAACGAAAGAACTTGAATGTACAATACTTGGCCTCGGGTTAGAACCCTCGCTGAAGCGTAGCAGATCTACTCCTAGACACCTGTCCGACAATTGGGGCGACAATTGCTCGCCACCCCAAGCAGATAGACGAGAACCCGACACTGGGTGTTGATACAGGCGCCAAACAAGCGCTATGGACATACATAGTTTGATTTGAACTTCGTCCGAGAACATCTCAACGCCTCTGACTCAATCCCTATCGAAGCGCGACAACGCATCACTCGAAGCCTCTATCGCCACCCCCAGCAGTCGCCGTCTACCAGTGACGTCAATGCGGCTGGGTTGGGTCTGACGCTCTCCGAACCAGAAACCGTCCCCGATGAGACCCGAACCGCCGCTCAAGATGTCCGGAGTCGGATATCGACAGGAACACCGACCGACGATATCGGCGTCGTCCTCGCGAGCCCAGTTCAGTATGCCGATCAAGTGCGGGAAGTCTTCGAAACGTACGATTTACCATACAGTCTACAAACCGAGATCCCTCTCTCCGAGACAGCATTGGGCGATGTGATCCAGACGATCTGCCAACTCGCACGGGAACCCCGTACTATCGAGACACTGCTTGACCTACTCACGAGTCCGTTGGGGCAGTCTACCACGGGAGCGATTACGTCACCAGTGCGGATGCAGCTGTGCGTAACTCACCAGATAGTCCCATTCGAATAACCCGAACGACTTCCAGAATCTGCCTGCGGCTGAATTAATGTCGTCTTTACTCGACCTTCCCCAGACTGAATATATGAAAAAATTTTCGACACTAACATCATAGCGACAATCGTAGATCGGGATTCACTTCATGTATCGGACTGTCAAAAACCTACTCACCCCGTCGCTGGTGGCTACACATCCAATGAGATCTTTCGGTGAGATAATCCGTCGGCATCGGCGGTGAATACGCGAACGAATGGCTCGAACGATCGTTTGCTGATTCGCTCTGTTGCCCCGCCACAGAGGACCTTACAGCCCTGGACCACATCCCTTGCGTCCTTATGATGTTGTCCATCGATGATCGCATCGAACGCGAAGTTTCGCAGCCGGGCCCGTCTAAGGACCTCCCTAGCATCGCATTCAGCTTGATCTGGATTCACGAATTGGTAGAGCGACTGATGAAGGGCTAAAACGGCCGTTCGTTCCCGTGGCGGTGGTTCAGGATCGAAATGGCCGCTCGTCCACCATGAAATCGGCCGATGGTCTAAACCGTACAGCGCAAAATGGTCGTCCACTAATATCGGCGCCGTATCGAGTGGCTGGGCCAATTCCAAGTCGACCAATTTATCGCGTGCCCGTTTCCCGTCCTCTCTCTCGTGGTCACCAAGGATGTAGAAAAAAGAAATATCCGATTCAAGTAATTTCGCCAGTTCGCGGATACAGATTCCGAGATGCTTGTTGGTTATTCCGGTCGTGGAATCGTTATGAAATAGATCACCTGTGTGAACGACTGCATCCGCGTCGACCGAGATAGCGGCGTCGACAGCCTTTCTGAATCCAGTAGCGCAATCAATTTCCCACCCCTTTCCATGATGACCACCTTTCTCTCGACCGATGTGGCTATCCGTCATATGGACAAGCACCGACTGCGAGGAACTCGGGGCGGTTCTCTGCTCTCGGATATATTGGTAATAAGTGTCGTATCCTAACGCCTGCCAGTCGTGCTTGGAGTCTTTCTTACCGCTCACGTGTGCCGCTACCGATTCCACGGCGTCGGTGTAGCGGCAGCCGTCGACCGGGCACACGACGTTATCTTCGTTCCCGCTCGCCGGCATATGGAGACGTTTTACTCAATGATACTTATACTCTGACCAGTTCTGTAGTAGTGTATATTCAAACCACCGACGCCACTAGCATTATGTCGGCGGCTTCTGACACTACGTATCATAATGGGGACGGCTTCTGGAATATCGCTATCTGGCGATCTCCACGTATATCCATTCGGTTGCCCAGCACGATCCGATCTTGTCGCTCGGCGATACGAGCACCTACTCGACGAGAACAACCTCGAAGAGATCCTCTGTCTAACCCGCCTCTGTAGTGAACAGACACTCACAGAGGAGCTAGCGACGACACTCGATGTCGTCGGGCGTCCCACGGTAAAAACGCTCACGTCACTTGCCACCGAAATCCTGCGGACACTCATTCCCAGTATTGAAATCCTCTCGGATCACGAGCGGATCGAGCTACTTGCTGAACATCTCTCAGAGCATGAATGGGGAACGGACTATTTGGCGAATGCTGCTCAACAGGGATCCTTTCAGCAAGACGTTGGTCGGTTGCTCATCGAGATGGAGTCTCGTGACGCGCTCTCACCGGAGATCTATGAGT is part of the Haloplanus rubicundus genome and harbors:
- a CDS encoding site-specific DNA-methyltransferase, producing the protein MRAPTEEGIREQVPEEYVEWFLDFAEGIYDALAENGSLVIDIGGGWQKGKPLRSHYHFKLLSALTDDDGHLADRIDESFNLAQDFYWYNPAKLPTPAQWVTIERIRVKDAVNHVWWLSKGDAREKPDNRRVLKEYSDAQKQLIENGYDAKTRPSEHKISDTFDKPAEDGAIRPNFRNAIDDKTVKEDPSELLEKLDVPENLLEVILEEGLTEELVQTLGAAYTEDNVLEIANTRSQTPYLQACKETDTDIHPARFPRELPKFFIQFLTEPGDTVLDIFAGSNTTGQMAQQTGRKWLAFDAEERYLEGSKYRFQEPEEISSTMPSETVANSD
- a CDS encoding metallophosphoesterase family protein, which encodes MPASGNEDNVVCPVDGCRYTDAVESVAAHVSGKKDSKHDWQALGYDTYYQYIREQRTAPSSSQSVLVHMTDSHIGREKGGHHGKGWEIDCATGFRKAVDAAISVDADAVVHTGDLFHNDSTTGITNKHLGICIRELAKLLESDISFFYILGDHEREDGKRARDKLVDLELAQPLDTAPILVDDHFALYGLDHRPISWWTSGHFDPEPPPRERTAVLALHQSLYQFVNPDQAECDAREVLRRARLRNFAFDAIIDGQHHKDARDVVQGCKVLCGGATERISKRSFEPFVRVFTADADGLSHRKISLDV
- a CDS encoding DNA-methyltransferase, with translation MTDDPVVLDLMDSEPAYSSESGGLFQEDSRESLKQLPDGCIDLVVTSPPFALQHKKEYGNEDQEGYNDWFMEFAEEVHRVLAPHGSFVIEIGGAFEKGWPKRSIYQFQLLTRLVEEGDFDLAQDFYWYNPAKLPNPIEWVNVRKIRVTDAVTHIWWLSKDLNKDSAVKDGEHPQPEASNQRVLQEYSESHKNLLETAEYNDGKRGSGWDIDPESFANKNEGSIPDNLIEGHSAQGVLDRWDEISALKFLELISDEGPEDLSAGDLLRTLGMGGPNPDNLVEASNTASNTHYLRMCREFGFDHHPARFPRQIPEFFISFLTPDPPYDDWDRGTLDRPIVLDIFAGSNLTGKVAESKGRYWLGFEREEQYVQTSQFRFMDEDEIRDSLNDETSDFGEFAEVGND
- a CDS encoding DNA-methyltransferase; this translates as MTSSSPVTDLLSHSAAYSTDNGAAYLGDSRDLLDDLPSNSIDLVVTSPPFELAHQKEYGDDWDDEDKKYQAWFLEFAEEVKRVLCEHGSFVIEIGGAFNSGTPSRSTYQFELLTKLTSDHVGFKLAQDFYWHNPAKLPSPAEWVNRRRIRVSDAVTHIWWLAPNISADSATEPDEQPVPEADNRRVLTEYSQSQQDLMEKGEYNAGERPSGHNISEEGFFTDSGGAIPDNLISATNTGSQTHYDKMCSRAGLDKHPARFPDEIPEFFVKFLTPNPPYDDWNRGYLDRPVVLDIFGGSNITGKIAEELGRYWLAFEKDEEYLEASEVRFLSPMQVERKFNDTQHGLDDFTDCGESEPEP
- a CDS encoding restriction endonuclease, translated to MVGNESDLPFGDAFSPAQLDTDSGEYTKLAAVLDLVAEHKGEEAEFKSVVAERFFEDSGTPDERARLVVLGLKDRGYQLVTDDFYFTELGERLYDLRDDEDQLYREFARHILLNLHGRQVIDIIRDLQSAGQDTTADEIKDALGRYYDIKIGETSNHWSQMRGWLAEAEILNTGSPYYEINTSRLNEILGLTAEELDALEGLTDEQRAFLRAFAIIDPDEAIENTDVRTLATNHHDRNIPQGKITENILNPLAGAGYLEITSQRGSPNLIEPTEAFDAEVLEPILEQYAERTGIPREALRLSFTELENALDGGSSSERETGLIALAVRLGRQLGLEYVGRRTDDSGTSEATTDVIMDDANLTLTRWLIHCSASRSKVTPTQIASVTTTARLTNANTILYVARSGFREDATQMAARIMQNEPYTILTLNEQPDPAYDENPAALSEALEEQLHSIRRTKEIPDDGPFRGRSFGIEEDSEGSQSMIQGFEDDFERFQESESEKRDLTDFTG
- the pglZ gene encoding BREX-5 system phosphatase PglZ; protein product: MNQPQHTLTDEAEQRLQQAFPDSHTTEVRVVWWDDGGHLEEIVKAAAEQLGVGFRAAEGFPLSLRTDALKEEHETDRPIVWYVGEGKQGRDWFRDIRETGGEVTKSIEELTGDLYGVNPWDIFDVEMNDAATRTQIAGIIKAEFQTPGIPTYGSLREEIYTRGDGKIIDHLLREGWPDISRDPETVAEIRTKLDDDIPIPDGADPEEITNTVRRWAVAQTLHRSGVDGSHFPAGYGESSHSPLTTLLNMGGSRARAEEYLGEEFWAEVIRSLDDVWAYADCPVDRALDDALWESWYETFEAGDLSTCIEQAQIRQDALTVYPDHTGWRDLWAQCEHLARLQQQFIAWEDRDGQSEPFSAYADIDEGSWQIDNEVLHLQLTGTPETDVPADHPATGALPQLRNELLTSRYREYLGTLADEVEAAMQVGQPLLNKESAHEWWSDHEEEFEKAGTVAVLLIDALRYDLAQQLAAELNDSFDVSRETRLSILPSETKFGMAALTPGRSFRFSLEMYNGALTPFQGDRSLSNKQRRKDFLSDEGWSVPDDREDGWGENRIAYYDKEIDEVGEGEIGEMVHHFDNYVTELAAMIRDKLDNKNWDRIYVVTDHGFVLLPEGTTTEAVPSSAPDSEVKYRRVAGDDLSGLTNGVSVSGSTPGLNDYLKTDLQLLVDPRQHFSKQGYSGDRYYHGGLLPQECMLSFLEIQK